From Coraliomargarita parva, one genomic window encodes:
- a CDS encoding LacI family DNA-binding transcriptional regulator, which translates to MADSTAAKIEGKRATLADVAQVAKVSRMTVSRVVRGEPTVKVATRQKVLALIEELGYHPDPLLSALSAYRTVGGGKGDGSTLVFLDCDGTEYSRGVFEGAQAEARFYGYRIELQRMPKTQKAQSQLQRVLYHRGVRGLLLGPSDHESDFSGWAWDRFAAVSLGALVHKPAMHAVAMDYFQGAFAACRILRGRGCGRIGFAVGGAYESRTGHRWMGGYLAGIEGQSKLCYQTDPDSRDDFEKWCRSKKVDGLLTIHEELLEAWPFARENFLLLNDYAIQFKPELRSLTHLSLNRAAIGAEGMRVLHHHLLRQSYGIPESPKLSQLQGQWRHV; encoded by the coding sequence ATGGCGGATTCTACTGCAGCGAAGATAGAGGGGAAGCGGGCGACTTTAGCGGACGTCGCTCAGGTAGCGAAGGTGAGCCGCATGACAGTGTCGCGGGTGGTGCGTGGGGAACCGACCGTGAAGGTGGCGACACGGCAAAAGGTATTGGCTTTGATCGAAGAACTCGGCTATCACCCGGATCCTCTTTTATCGGCCTTGTCAGCTTATCGAACAGTAGGCGGTGGGAAAGGGGACGGCAGCACTTTGGTCTTTCTGGATTGTGATGGGACTGAATACAGTCGAGGCGTTTTTGAAGGAGCCCAGGCTGAAGCGCGCTTTTATGGTTATCGAATCGAGTTGCAGCGCATGCCGAAGACGCAAAAAGCGCAAAGCCAGTTGCAGAGGGTGCTCTATCATCGAGGGGTTCGGGGGCTCTTACTGGGGCCCTCCGATCATGAGTCGGATTTCAGCGGTTGGGCCTGGGATCGCTTTGCGGCGGTTTCCTTGGGCGCTTTGGTGCACAAGCCAGCCATGCATGCGGTGGCCATGGACTACTTTCAGGGGGCTTTTGCCGCCTGTCGTATCCTCCGGGGACGCGGATGCGGTCGGATCGGATTTGCGGTGGGTGGGGCCTATGAGTCACGCACCGGCCACCGCTGGATGGGGGGCTATCTGGCGGGGATCGAGGGGCAGTCCAAGTTGTGCTATCAGACTGATCCTGACAGTCGAGATGACTTTGAGAAATGGTGTCGTTCGAAGAAGGTTGATGGTCTCTTGACCATTCATGAGGAACTGCTGGAGGCTTGGCCCTTCGCCCGGGAGAATTTCTTATTGCTCAACGATTATGCGATTCAATTCAAGCCCGAGCTGCGATCGTTGACGCATCTTTCACTGAACCGAGCCGCCATTGGGGCGGAAGGTATGCGTGTGCTGCATCATCATTTACTGCGACAAAGCTATGGGATTCCCGAGTCGCCGAAATTGTCCCAACTTCAAGGGCAGTGGAGGCATGTGTGA
- a CDS encoding PEP-CTERM sorting domain-containing protein has product MRNQIYFTSFLTLLGLVTSAARSQADVLINDSFDVGASPTLADDGDDPNDTSWTAVAGYTSTALSTTDQLGSGNSLYGNVGGQSVNLLKTTFTEQTLSQVGASLSVSFDYRTQSTLSSGNSYVPAFGFYDSDGGTSSSNSLAPDGFEGYFARVDYDRVFLQGETGLDHLSVAGSDVFDQANQYYTDMAGTVGNFDGSERNFTFTITRIADTGADGFDDIQMTITGIDPTNSTNNFSFSSISNVTSAQDYEFDMLGIRSRAANYWIDNIVVTSSIPEPNTFALFGGSLALGAVMLRRRRK; this is encoded by the coding sequence ATGCGAAATCAAATCTACTTCACAAGCTTCCTCACTCTCCTGGGCTTAGTCACTTCAGCCGCGAGATCACAGGCAGATGTACTCATCAATGACAGCTTTGATGTGGGAGCATCCCCCACACTGGCCGACGACGGCGACGACCCAAACGACACAAGCTGGACCGCGGTCGCCGGCTACACCTCAACCGCGCTCAGCACGACCGATCAGTTGGGCTCTGGCAACTCACTCTATGGGAATGTCGGCGGCCAATCGGTTAACTTGCTGAAAACAACTTTCACAGAGCAAACCCTCAGTCAAGTCGGAGCCAGCCTCAGTGTCAGCTTCGATTATCGCACGCAAAGCACTCTAAGTTCAGGTAATTCATATGTTCCGGCTTTCGGGTTTTACGACTCAGATGGAGGCACCTCATCCAGCAACTCATTGGCACCCGATGGCTTTGAAGGCTATTTCGCACGCGTGGATTATGATCGCGTCTTCCTACAGGGAGAAACCGGGCTCGATCATCTCTCTGTGGCGGGCAGCGACGTCTTTGACCAAGCCAACCAATACTACACCGACATGGCTGGCACTGTTGGGAATTTCGACGGCTCAGAACGGAATTTCACCTTTACGATCACCCGTATCGCCGACACGGGTGCCGACGGCTTTGACGACATACAGATGACCATAACCGGTATCGACCCGACGAATTCCACAAACAACTTTTCTTTTTCATCGATCTCAAATGTGACGAGCGCACAAGACTACGAGTTTGATATGCTTGGCATACGCTCCAGGGCTGCGAACTATTGGATCGACAACATCGTGGTCACTAGCTCGATCCCAGAGCCGAACACCTTTGCCTTGTTCGGAGGCAGCCTCGCCCTCGGCGCCGTCATGTTGCGTCGCCGCAGGAAGTAA
- a CDS encoding helix-turn-helix domain-containing protein, with protein MTATKPLVENWNELTTRLIWAYDGPVREHFLHSAYRPEGVVAWFIRNGSVTLEFANHRESYQAGCWIFPKHEKGMQHFSKDAVMLSVRFIVEWKEGTPLFNRSKTVEIPQDCAKSLSSLGERLARLFEGISFETATLERMPQQLDTFLDQQRLFYAWLVAYAKTMLNQGLEPILATQLDERVSSAASIMDRRNTQETFTEQQIAELVGLSVTQLNRLFVGHLGMTIAEYWETRKKRLAVNALQETSRSIKAISYDLGFSSLSHFSVWVKKRFGVSPRKLRQMTE; from the coding sequence ATGACTGCCACCAAACCACTCGTTGAAAATTGGAATGAACTGACGACGCGGCTGATCTGGGCCTATGATGGTCCGGTGCGTGAGCACTTCCTTCACAGCGCTTATCGGCCCGAAGGTGTCGTTGCCTGGTTTATCCGGAATGGCTCGGTCACACTGGAGTTCGCGAACCATCGGGAGTCGTACCAGGCCGGCTGCTGGATTTTTCCGAAGCATGAAAAGGGCATGCAGCATTTTTCGAAGGACGCAGTCATGCTGAGCGTGCGCTTTATTGTCGAGTGGAAGGAGGGCACACCTCTCTTCAACCGTTCGAAGACGGTTGAGATTCCACAGGACTGTGCCAAGTCGCTGAGCAGTCTCGGCGAACGCTTGGCACGTCTGTTCGAGGGGATCTCTTTCGAGACGGCGACACTTGAGCGCATGCCGCAACAACTGGATACCTTTCTGGACCAGCAACGTCTTTTTTATGCCTGGTTGGTTGCCTATGCCAAAACCATGCTGAATCAGGGGCTGGAACCGATTTTAGCGACACAACTCGACGAGCGTGTCTCTTCAGCCGCGAGTATCATGGATCGCCGCAATACGCAGGAGACTTTTACCGAGCAGCAGATTGCCGAACTCGTCGGTTTGAGTGTCACCCAGTTGAACCGTCTTTTCGTCGGGCACTTGGGGATGACGATTGCCGAGTATTGGGAAACGCGAAAAAAACGTTTGGCAGTGAATGCCTTACAGGAAACCAGTCGGAGCATCAAAGCGATCAGCTATGATCTCGGTTTTAGCTCTTTATCACACTTCTCGGTATGGGTGAAAAAACGTTTTGGTGTCTCTCCGCGAAAGCTTCGACAGATGACGGAGTGA
- a CDS encoding GH92 family glycosyl hydrolase: protein MPSINPHIGTGERGNCLIGPCLPFGLVKIGPDIRYPQPNSGYRPGKPIIGFSHTHIAGTGGAARYGNIRIMPLAKPPRQIPVPPFYCLPATNSHWSIPTSENASLGEYRCQFKNGISVALTCTRHVGIHRYHFPQGSNPQLLLDISAILQAGTAPAGQAPYAEDWELEGCCRAAEVCIADAHTLYGWAEHQGGWGHLERNRVYFYLRSRTAFLNEGIVNQDGVQKSRTGSGSLLRTLLSFSSKTVELEVGISFHSIDQAKHAVENESAGRDFASIREDARKAWQPWIQRIEVEGGNLDQQTFLKTSLLRLFTQPVDLRGDGGSGLTDICCLWDSIRNANSLQHLIAPEFSADLMNSLLDNADSSGWLPDAHLAGHTGYQQSGCCAEILFSEAARKGVAGVDYRRALLACQRNAETPSPDPRYYGRYLDDYEQLGYLTTNVPKGAVNRHIEYSYQDWCIARLAEHLGQPDMMKHFDTKARRLWNLWHPEKRLFLPRDPSGDWIPVEEPETQSWDGWNDPYAYESSLAHWSFCGLHDITGLIERHGSPKAFSHHLDGFLARHPKIEKETRMILPHLYAFAGRPDRTAHMVANSLRENYLNHPDGMPDDEDMGCQSAYYICNSIGLYPIYGQTLYSLVPPVFEKSLLHYGESGKELEIRRKGEGSAIQSIRINGRTLESTLIEHQAIEDGGILEITVS from the coding sequence ATGCCCTCCATCAATCCACACATCGGCACCGGTGAACGGGGCAACTGTCTCATCGGTCCCTGCCTGCCGTTTGGCCTGGTCAAGATCGGTCCCGACATCCGCTATCCGCAGCCCAACTCCGGCTACCGTCCCGGCAAGCCCATCATCGGCTTCTCCCACACCCATATCGCCGGAACCGGCGGGGCTGCCCGTTACGGGAACATCCGTATCATGCCACTCGCCAAGCCACCGAGGCAGATACCGGTACCGCCTTTCTACTGCCTTCCCGCCACCAACAGCCACTGGTCAATTCCGACTTCGGAAAACGCCTCTCTCGGCGAGTATCGCTGCCAGTTCAAAAACGGGATTTCAGTCGCACTCACTTGCACCCGGCATGTGGGCATCCACCGCTATCATTTCCCGCAAGGCAGCAATCCCCAATTGCTACTTGATATCTCTGCCATCCTGCAAGCGGGCACGGCACCCGCCGGGCAAGCCCCTTACGCGGAAGACTGGGAACTGGAGGGGTGCTGCCGTGCTGCCGAAGTATGCATAGCGGACGCGCACACACTCTACGGATGGGCCGAGCACCAAGGTGGCTGGGGGCATCTGGAGCGCAACCGTGTTTATTTTTACCTGCGCAGCCGCACGGCATTCCTCAACGAGGGCATCGTCAATCAGGACGGCGTTCAAAAGAGCCGAACAGGCTCCGGCTCCCTGCTGCGCACCCTACTGTCATTCAGCTCGAAAACCGTCGAACTGGAAGTCGGCATTTCCTTTCATTCGATCGACCAGGCGAAACATGCGGTGGAGAATGAGTCGGCCGGACGGGACTTTGCAAGCATCCGTGAAGATGCCCGCAAGGCCTGGCAGCCCTGGATTCAACGAATCGAGGTCGAAGGCGGCAATTTAGACCAGCAAACCTTTCTGAAAACCTCCCTGCTTCGACTCTTCACCCAGCCCGTCGACCTACGCGGCGACGGCGGCAGCGGCTTGACCGACATTTGCTGCCTCTGGGACAGCATTCGCAACGCCAACTCCCTGCAGCACCTGATCGCACCTGAGTTTTCGGCCGACCTGATGAATAGCCTGCTCGATAATGCCGATTCCAGCGGATGGCTACCCGATGCCCACCTGGCCGGGCATACCGGGTACCAGCAAAGCGGATGCTGCGCCGAGATCTTGTTTTCCGAAGCGGCACGTAAGGGCGTAGCTGGTGTCGATTATCGACGCGCCCTCCTTGCCTGCCAACGCAATGCGGAAACGCCCTCTCCCGATCCACGCTACTACGGACGCTATCTGGATGATTACGAGCAGCTCGGTTACCTCACCACCAATGTGCCCAAAGGTGCCGTCAACCGGCATATCGAATACAGTTATCAGGACTGGTGTATCGCCCGCCTGGCCGAACATCTGGGGCAACCCGACATGATGAAACATTTCGACACGAAGGCGCGCCGGCTCTGGAACCTCTGGCATCCGGAAAAGCGGCTTTTCCTGCCCCGGGATCCGTCCGGGGACTGGATCCCGGTTGAGGAACCGGAAACCCAGTCATGGGACGGCTGGAACGATCCGTACGCTTACGAAAGCTCCCTAGCCCATTGGTCCTTCTGTGGCCTGCACGACATCACCGGTCTGATTGAGCGGCATGGTAGCCCCAAGGCTTTCAGTCACCACCTTGACGGATTTCTGGCCCGACATCCAAAGATCGAGAAGGAAACCCGGATGATCCTGCCCCACCTCTACGCCTTCGCAGGTCGTCCGGACCGTACGGCACATATGGTGGCGAACAGCCTGCGCGAGAATTATTTGAATCATCCCGACGGCATGCCCGACGACGAAGACATGGGCTGCCAAAGCGCTTACTACATCTGTAATTCGATTGGGCTGTACCCCATTTACGGGCAGACCCTGTACTCGCTCGTCCCCCCGGTATTCGAAAAGTCCCTACTACATTATGGCGAAAGCGGCAAAGAACTGGAAATCCGGCGCAAGGGCGAGGGATCGGCCATCCAAAGCATCCGCATTAACGGCAGAACTCTGGAGAGCACCCTGATTGAGCATCAGGCGATTGAGGATGGGGGCATTCTGGAGATCACGGTGAGCTAG